Within Phycisphaerae bacterium, the genomic segment AGATAACAGCGGTAGCCGAAACCGAACATGTCCCCAATGCCGCCCGGAGCCCGCAGAATGCACATGTCCGCCGCGAACCCGGTATAGATCAAATTCTCGATCCCACGCTGCCGCAGTACCCGGTCGAACTGCCCCGACTGGTAAACCATCGGCTCGTCCGCCCGCGCCGCCGCCACCTTCGCACGGTCCATCGTCGCGTACGGCGATTTCGTCGCGTAATCCTTCCCGTGCGACCGGTCGACGATCCGCTGCCGCCAGCCGGGAACCGCCTCCGGTGGATGATAGTCGTCCGAACTCGGCGACCGCGGCGGATCCTGCTCGGCTTCGCACGAGCGATGCTTCGCCCAGATGTTCGGATGCTCCACGTGGGCCACCAGCACGCCCGCCGCCCGCGCCGCGTCCATCGCCGGACGGATCACCTCCCGCAAAATGCGCCCCGCTTCCGCAAAACTCTCCAGACTCCCCATCCCGACCAGAAAGTTCTTGTCCACCGCCGGCCCGCCCTCGCAGCCGATGTCCCAGCAGTGCAACACCACCAGCGCCGTCTTGTCGGCCTCCAGTTCCGTCTCCGTGAACTCATACCCCGCCCGGTCCAGCGGAATCGCCCGATAGTACCGCGTCTCAAATCTCAGTTTCTTCGCCACAGCCAGACCCTCATCTGTAATGCTCAATGATCCAGAGATAGCACATCCTTGCCGGACGCCTTCACCGCAAAATGATACGTACGCCTTCCGACCCGCACCTCGAAACCGTTGCCTTGCGCCCCAACCTCAACCGACGCCTTGGCGTCGGCCACCACCAAAGCAACGGCCTTCGCTTCGCCCGCCTCCGCCAAAAGCCGCGTCCCCGTCTCAAACGCCTCCTGCCGAAACCACTTCAGACTCGAAGCCGCAAATCCACTGGGTGCGTAAGGGACCTCTTCCCTCGACAGTTCCAGACCTTCCGGATACGCCGCACGCAAGACCATCGGTTGCCGGATGCCGCCGACGGTGGCGCAGCCGCCCGACACCCGACGCGCCGCGGGCGGAGTCAACTTCCACACCAACGGCCCCGACCCCGTCTCCGGACCCAGGCACTCAATGAAATCCACCCGCAGCCGCTTGCGCCGCACGCAGACCAG encodes:
- a CDS encoding cysteine hydrolase family protein; its protein translation is MAKKLRFETRYYRAIPLDRAGYEFTETELEADKTALVVLHCWDIGCEGGPAVDKNFLVGMGSLESFAEAGRILREVIRPAMDAARAAGVLVAHVEHPNIWAKHRSCEAEQDPPRSPSSDDYHPPEAVPGWRQRIVDRSHGKDYATKSPYATMDRAKVAAARADEPMVYQSGQFDRVLRQRGIENLIYTGFAADMCILRAPGGIGDMFGFGYRCYLMRDATVGIEFPDTIEERISTRWAIRFHETHSGDTLESKDFIRACRGA